From Luteolibacter rhizosphaerae, a single genomic window includes:
- a CDS encoding LysR family transcriptional regulator, protein MELRQLQLFLAAAEEGSITAAAKRMHLTQPALSRQIKALEEELGVELFTRGAHSVNLTPAGKTLLEEGGKLLDRAERVVKQVRATAEGGEPLRIGYAPSLAGSLLGHALERFSQIHPRVRVLLSDLSSAEMRDGLAQGNLDVVVTVPWEGDTQSVGWTTIRRHRMGLAVPEAHPLAKKKKISLADLDGQKLLLYSRADYPEYWQAVTRLFREHGLQAKVAGEFDGVTSLGAALAAGLGVAIVTAESRFDRVLTRPIEPEPEPVCVAAGVPLGRDISPVVQVFVEEMRAVAAEEEKESG, encoded by the coding sequence ATGGAATTACGGCAGCTCCAGCTCTTCCTCGCCGCAGCCGAAGAAGGCAGCATCACCGCGGCGGCCAAACGCATGCATCTCACCCAGCCCGCCCTCAGCCGCCAGATCAAGGCGCTCGAGGAAGAGCTCGGCGTCGAGCTCTTCACCCGCGGTGCCCATTCCGTCAATCTCACCCCCGCCGGCAAGACCCTGCTGGAGGAAGGCGGCAAGCTCCTCGACCGCGCGGAACGCGTCGTGAAACAAGTCCGCGCCACCGCAGAGGGCGGCGAACCCCTTCGCATCGGCTATGCCCCCTCGCTCGCCGGCTCCCTCCTCGGCCACGCGCTTGAGCGCTTCTCGCAGATCCACCCCCGCGTCCGGGTGCTGCTTTCGGACCTTTCCAGCGCGGAGATGCGGGACGGCTTGGCGCAGGGGAATCTGGATGTGGTCGTCACCGTCCCGTGGGAGGGCGATACCCAGTCCGTCGGCTGGACCACCATCCGCCGCCACCGCATGGGCCTGGCCGTCCCGGAGGCCCACCCGCTCGCGAAAAAGAAGAAAATCTCCCTCGCGGATCTGGATGGCCAGAAGCTCCTGCTCTACTCCCGCGCCGACTATCCCGAGTACTGGCAGGCCGTCACCCGCCTCTTCCGCGAGCACGGCCTGCAGGCAAAGGTGGCGGGGGAATTCGATGGCGTCACCAGCCTCGGCGCGGCCCTCGCCGCCGGCTTGGGAGTCGCCATTGTCACGGCGGAAAGCCGCTTCGACCGGGTGCTCACCCGCCCCATCGAGCCGGAGCCGGAACCGGTCTGCGTGGCCGCCGGAGTGCCCCTTGGGCGTGACATATCTCCGGTTGTTCAGGTTTTTGTTGAAGAGATGCGGGCTGTTGCGGCGGAAGAGGAGAAGGAGTCCGGCTGA